CTCCTGGCCATCCCCGCCGTCTTCGGCAGCGGGCTGTATCAGCTGTTCAAGGTCGTCAGGGAGCCCGAGATCGACCCGCCGTTCTCGCTCTGGGAGACCGGCGCCGCGACCGTCGTCGCGTTCTTCGTCGCACTCGTGGTCATCAAGTTCTTCATGGCGTGGATCTCCAAGCGCAGCTTCCTGCCCTTCGTGATCTACCGCGTCGCCCTCGGCGCGTTCGTCATGGTGATGCTCGCGACCGGCGTGATCCCGGCCTGATCCACGGTCCGCGACCGCGGCGGATCAGCGGCGCGGGTCGTCCCGCCCGGGCTTGGACGGTCCGTCGCCGCGACGCTTCAGGTACTGCTCGAACTCGCGGGCGATCGCGTCGCCGGACGCCTCCGGGGAGTCCCAGGTGTCGCGGGTGCGCTCGAGCTGACGGATGTACTCCGTCATCTCCTCGTCGTCGGCGGCCGCCGCGTTGATGGATTCCTCCCACGCGGTGGATTCGGCCGCGAGGTCGGCGCGGGGCACCTTGGCGCCGGTGATGTCCTCCAGCCGGTCCAGGAGCGCGAGCGTTGCCTTGGGCGACGGCGTGTGCCCGGCCACGTAGTGCGGCACGCTCGCCCAGAGGCTCGCGGAGGGGATGCCGGCGGCGTCCGCGACGTGCGCGAGCACGCTCATGATGCCGACCGGACCCTCATAGGTGCTGCGCTCGAGGTCCAGCGACGTGCGCAGTACCTCGCTGTCACTGCCGGCGAACACCGAGATCGGGCGGGTGTGCGGCACATCCGACATCATCGAGCCGAGCGCGACGATCCCGGTGATGTCCTCACGCAGGGCGACGTCGACGATCTCGGCGGCGAAAGCCTGCCAGGCGCGTGCGGGCTCGACACCGCTCAGCAGCCACAACTGGGTGCCGCGGGTGGGCGTCACCGGCCGCATCAGCGTCGTCTCCGGCCACTTCATGAACCGCTGGCCGTCCGCGTCGAGCGCGACGTGCGGCCGGGTGTACTGGTAGTCGAAGTACAGCTCGGGGTCGACGGAGAAGACGGTCTCGTACTCGCCCTGCTCGCGCAGGAGTGCGAGGGCGGAGGACGCGGCTTCGCCGGCGTCGTTCCAGCCGTCGAAGGCGGCCACCAGTACCCGGCGCCCCAGTCCTTCCACGTGATCCTCCTCCTGCCCGCGAAGCGGTCCACTCCAGGATAGGCGAGGGGCGGTCCCGCGGCGCCGGTGCACGGGCTCCGATCCGCGCCTCGTTAGCATGGGACAGTGACAGCCCCCCTTCCCGCCGCCGTCCTCTGGGACATGGACGGCACCCTCGTCGACACGGAACCGTACTGGATGGCAGCGGAGCGCCCGCTGGTGGAGTCCTACGGCGGCACCTGGTCCCACGAGCAGGCGCTCGGACTGGTCGGGCTCGGTCTGGAGGACGCGGCGAGGATCCTGCAGGAGGCGGGGGTGCGACTCCCGGTGGCGGAGATCGTCGATCTGCTCACCGAACGCGTGATGACCTCACTCCGCGAACAGGGCGTCCCCTTCCGCCCCGGCGCCCGGGAACTGCTCGCGCAGTTGCGTGCCGCGGGGGTCAAGACCGCGATCGTGACGATGTCGATGCGCCGGATGGCCCGCACGGTGGTCGACTTGATCGATTTCGACGCGTTCGACCTCATCATCGCGGGCGACGACGTCGCCCGGCCGAAGCCCTTCCCCGACCCCTACCTGCAGGCCTGTGCGGCGCTCGGCGTCGCACCCGCGGACACGGTCGCCATCGAGGACTCCCCGAACGGCCTGCGCTCGGCCGTCGCGGCCGGGACCGTCGCCCTCGGCGTCCCGCACATGGTCTCGCTGACCGGATCGGGAGCGGCGGGCCTCTGGCCCACCCTCAGCGGTCGCAGCGCCGCGGACATCGCGGAATTCCACGCCGGGCACACCCGGCATCCGAGAGAGGACCCCGCCCAGTGAGCGGAACCATCGCCGCGCCGCGCGGCCCCTTCCGAATCGGCGACCGGGTGCAGCTGACCGGCCCCAAGGGCCGGCTGCACACCGTCACGTTGCGTGAGGACGGCGAACTCCACACGCACCACGGGGTGCTGCGCCACGCCGACCTGGTGGGTCTGCCGGACGGTTCGGTCGTCGCCAACAGCGGAGGGCACGAGTACCTCGCGCTGCGTCCGCTCCTCCGCGACTTCGTGATGTCGATGCCGCGTGGTGCGGCGATCGTCTACCCCAAGGACGCCGCGCAGATCCTCGCGCAGGCGGACGTCTTCCCGGGGGCCGTGGTCGTGGAGGCGGGTGTCGGCTCCGGCGCCCTCGCGCTATGGCTCCTCCGAGGGATCGGCGGCACCGGCCGCCTCGTCTCGTTCGAGCGGCGCGAGGACTTCGCGGAGGTGGCGCGCGCGAACGTGGAGACCTTCCTGGGCGAGCGTCCGGAGAACTGGGACCTCATCGTCGGGGACCTCGTCTCGGCACTGCCCGAGACGATGGCTCCCGGCAGCGTCGATCGCGTCGTCCTGGACATGCTCGCCCCGTGGGAGTGCATCGACGTGGTCGCC
The sequence above is a segment of the Microbacterium caowuchunii genome. Coding sequences within it:
- a CDS encoding PAC2 family protein; this encodes MEGLGRRVLVAAFDGWNDAGEAASSALALLREQGEYETVFSVDPELYFDYQYTRPHVALDADGQRFMKWPETTLMRPVTPTRGTQLWLLSGVEPARAWQAFAAEIVDVALREDITGIVALGSMMSDVPHTRPISVFAGSDSEVLRTSLDLERSTYEGPVGIMSVLAHVADAAGIPSASLWASVPHYVAGHTPSPKATLALLDRLEDITGAKVPRADLAAESTAWEESINAAAADDEEMTEYIRQLERTRDTWDSPEASGDAIAREFEQYLKRRGDGPSKPGRDDPRR
- a CDS encoding HAD family hydrolase; amino-acid sequence: MTAPLPAAVLWDMDGTLVDTEPYWMAAERPLVESYGGTWSHEQALGLVGLGLEDAARILQEAGVRLPVAEIVDLLTERVMTSLREQGVPFRPGARELLAQLRAAGVKTAIVTMSMRRMARTVVDLIDFDAFDLIIAGDDVARPKPFPDPYLQACAALGVAPADTVAIEDSPNGLRSAVAAGTVALGVPHMVSLTGSGAAGLWPTLSGRSAADIAEFHAGHTRHPREDPAQ
- a CDS encoding tRNA (adenine-N1)-methyltransferase, which produces MSGTIAAPRGPFRIGDRVQLTGPKGRLHTVTLREDGELHTHHGVLRHADLVGLPDGSVVANSGGHEYLALRPLLRDFVMSMPRGAAIVYPKDAAQILAQADVFPGAVVVEAGVGSGALALWLLRGIGGTGRLVSFERREDFAEVARANVETFLGERPENWDLIVGDLVSALPETMAPGSVDRVVLDMLAPWECIDVVAEALAPGGVVICYIATATQLSRVAEYLRATGLFTEPEANETMVRGWHVEGLAVRPDHRMVAHTGFLLTARRLAPGAVAPEQKRRASKTSYGDEDVELWTPGAVGDRQITDKNLRKRVREAQRAAEAAKAAAGTAGEIGQPEPSA